The Candidatus Neomarinimicrobiota bacterium sequence AATCCAGCGGTGGTTTGGCCGACGTGTCTCCCACTATTCTAGATTTCCTCGGTATTCCCATCCCCACGGAGATGACGGGAGAGAGTCTTCTGGTAAAACCATGATACCCACGCGTTACCAGGAACTAGAAGCCGGTTTTTCAAGCAAGACCGTCATGGTCATAGGAGATTTAATGCTCGACAATTATCTCTGGGGAGACGCTCAACGCATATCCCCAGAAGCACCGGTTCCGGTAGTGAGACTGAAATCATCAAGCAGCAATCCCGGAGGGGCGGCAAATGTGGCCTACAATCTCAGTTCCCTCGGAGCTCGGACAATTCTGTGCGGAGTGGTGGGAGACGACAGCGACGGAGGGCTGTTGAGGTCTATCCTGAAAGACATGGAGGTAAATACGGGAGGAATTGTGGTGGATCCCGGCAGGCCCACCACTGTAAAGACGCGTATCATTGCCCGGGGACACCACGTTGTGAGGACAGACTGGGAGGACGCGTCTCCCATCGCCGGGGAGGTTAAGAAGGTTTTGCTTGAACGAGTGAAGCAGCACCTTGGAGATGCGGACGCGGTGATATTGGAAGATTACAACAAAGGACTTCTAAGCGGAGAGACGATCGCCCGATTAATCACGCTTTTCGAGACGAAATCTGTGCCCGTGTATGCCGATCCCAAGCACCACAATTTTTTCAATTACAAGAACGTGGTCATGGTAAAACCTAATCTGGAAGAGGCATCGAGAGCCTTGGGTTCCGGACTTTCGCCGGAAGAGAATCTGGAACAGACCGGATCGGATCTTCGTAAGAAGCTTGGATGTCATCTACTTCTCATCACAAAGGGTGACAGAGGCATGTCTCTTTTCGACGAATCGGGACATCATCCCATTCCCACAAGGACCCGTCGTGTTCACGATGTCTCCGGGGCGGGAGATACCGTCATGGCGGTCTTCTGTCTGGCACACCTGTCAGGAGCATCACCCTTGGAGGCGGCCACCGTGGCGAATTATGCGGCGGGTCGTGTCTGCGAGGAGGTGGGCGTCGTGCCCATTACGAAAGAGACCCTTCACGAAATCATTACTCATCATTCCTCGTAATTCTTATTTGCGTTCACGAAATTGGGCGCTTCCGGGCACAGTTTTGATA is a genomic window containing:
- the rfaE1 gene encoding D-glycero-beta-D-manno-heptose-7-phosphate kinase, whose translation is MIPTRYQELEAGFSSKTVMVIGDLMLDNYLWGDAQRISPEAPVPVVRLKSSSSNPGGAANVAYNLSSLGARTILCGVVGDDSDGGLLRSILKDMEVNTGGIVVDPGRPTTVKTRIIARGHHVVRTDWEDASPIAGEVKKVLLERVKQHLGDADAVILEDYNKGLLSGETIARLITLFETKSVPVYADPKHHNFFNYKNVVMVKPNLEEASRALGSGLSPEENLEQTGSDLRKKLGCHLLLITKGDRGMSLFDESGHHPIPTRTRRVHDVSGAGDTVMAVFCLAHLSGASPLEAATVANYAAGRVCEEVGVVPITKETLHEIITHHSS